One segment of Neisseria mucosa DNA contains the following:
- the uvrB gene encoding excinuclease ABC subunit UvrB — translation MEVIQYPNSPFKLHQPFPPAGDQPTAIAGLLEGLSDGLAYQTLLGVTGSGKTYTMANVIAQSGRPAIIMAHNKTLAAQLYAEMREFFPENAVEYFVSYYDYYQPEAYVPSRDLFIEKDSAINEHIEQMRLSATKNLMTRDDVIIVATVSAIYGIGDPTEYQQMVLSVKEGDTIEQRDIIATLVSMQYERGDLDFKRGSFRVRGDVIDVYPAESSENALRISLFDDEIDRLDMFDPLSGSLIQRVGRYTVFPSSHYVTPRETVLRACESIKEELRERIEFFAREQRPVEQQRIEQRTRFDLEMLYEMGFCKGIENYSRHFSGKKEGEPPPTLMDYLPDNAIMFIDESHVTVTQIGGMYKGDASRKQNLVDYGFRLPSARDNRPLKFHEFEKVMPQTIFVSATPAKYEEEHAGQVVEQVVRPTGLVDPQIIIRPVATQVDDLMSEINDRIQKGERVLVTTLTKRMAEQLTDYYSELGIKVRYLHSDIDTVERVEIIRDLRLGLFDVLVGINLLREGLDIPEVSLVAILDADKEGFLRSHRSLIQTMGRAARNVNGVAILYADKITDSIKAAIDETERRREKQIKFNEEHGIVPQQIKKQVKDIIDGVYHEEDSGKGRLKGKNKVKVGEIHNEEDAIKEIAKLEKAMQQAARDLQFEEAAVLRDRIRGIKENLLFGAE, via the coding sequence ATGGAAGTCATCCAATACCCAAATTCCCCTTTCAAACTCCACCAACCCTTCCCCCCAGCCGGTGACCAGCCTACTGCCATTGCCGGCCTGCTCGAAGGGCTTTCAGACGGCCTGGCCTATCAAACTCTGCTCGGCGTAACCGGTTCGGGCAAAACCTATACCATGGCGAACGTCATCGCCCAAAGCGGCCGACCCGCTATCATTATGGCGCACAACAAGACCCTTGCTGCCCAGCTCTACGCCGAAATGCGTGAATTTTTCCCCGAAAACGCAGTGGAATATTTCGTCTCCTACTACGACTATTATCAGCCCGAAGCCTATGTGCCCAGCCGCGATTTGTTCATCGAAAAAGACAGCGCGATCAACGAACACATCGAACAAATGCGCCTTTCCGCCACCAAGAACTTGATGACGCGCGACGACGTGATTATCGTCGCCACCGTGTCCGCCATTTACGGTATCGGCGACCCGACCGAATATCAACAAATGGTGTTGTCCGTCAAAGAAGGCGACACCATCGAGCAGCGCGACATCATCGCTACGCTCGTTTCCATGCAGTACGAACGCGGAGATTTAGACTTCAAACGCGGCAGCTTTCGCGTGCGCGGCGACGTGATTGATGTGTACCCCGCCGAAAGCTCCGAAAATGCCCTACGCATCAGCCTGTTTGACGACGAAATTGACCGCCTCGATATGTTCGATCCGCTTTCAGGTAGCCTTATCCAACGTGTCGGCCGCTATACCGTCTTCCCGTCCAGCCACTACGTTACCCCGCGCGAAACCGTATTGCGCGCCTGCGAGTCCATCAAAGAAGAGCTGCGCGAACGCATCGAATTTTTCGCCCGCGAACAACGCCCCGTCGAACAACAACGCATCGAACAGCGCACACGATTCGACCTCGAAATGCTCTACGAAATGGGCTTCTGCAAAGGCATCGAAAACTACTCCCGCCACTTCTCCGGCAAAAAAGAAGGCGAACCGCCTCCCACGTTGATGGACTACCTGCCCGACAACGCCATCATGTTCATCGACGAAAGCCACGTTACCGTTACCCAAATCGGCGGCATGTACAAAGGCGACGCATCGCGCAAGCAAAACCTCGTCGATTACGGCTTCCGCCTGCCTTCCGCACGCGACAACCGACCGCTCAAATTCCACGAATTTGAAAAAGTCATGCCGCAAACCATCTTCGTTTCCGCCACCCCCGCCAAATACGAAGAAGAACACGCTGGACAAGTCGTCGAACAAGTCGTCCGCCCCACAGGGCTGGTCGACCCCCAAATCATCATCCGCCCCGTCGCCACCCAAGTCGATGACTTAATGAGCGAAATCAACGACCGCATCCAAAAAGGCGAACGCGTGCTCGTTACCACCCTCACCAAACGCATGGCGGAGCAACTCACCGACTATTACAGCGAACTCGGCATCAAAGTGCGCTACCTGCATAGCGACATCGACACCGTAGAGCGCGTTGAAATCATTAGAGATTTGCGGCTCGGCCTGTTTGACGTACTTGTCGGTATCAACCTCTTGCGCGAAGGCTTGGACATCCCTGAAGTCTCCCTCGTCGCCATCCTCGACGCCGACAAAGAAGGCTTCCTGCGCTCCCACCGCAGCCTGATTCAAACCATGGGCCGCGCCGCGCGCAACGTGAACGGCGTCGCTATCCTGTACGCCGACAAAATCACCGACTCCATAAAAGCCGCCATCGACGAAACCGAACGCCGACGCGAAAAACAGATTAAATTCAACGAAGAACACGGCATCGTGCCGCAGCAGATTAAAAAACAAGTCAAAGACATCATCGACGGCGTGTACCACGAAGAAGACAGCGGTAAAGGTCGTCTGAAAGGCAAAAACAAGGTTAAAGTCGGCGAAATCCACAACGAAGAAGAC
- a CDS encoding type IV pilin protein: MYLKAFDGKRNGATVQRGYSLVQLLVVMLLVSILAAAAFTAYRESVRSANLRAAHAALLENARFMEQFYAKKGSFKLTSTKWPELPVKEAGGFCIRMSGQAKGILEGKFTLKAVALDREAEPRVLRLNESLTAVVCGKMKGKGSCTDGEEIFRGNDAECKPFMG, translated from the coding sequence ATGTACTTAAAGGCATTTGACGGAAAACGGAATGGGGCAACTGTGCAGAGGGGGTATTCTTTGGTACAGCTGTTGGTGGTGATGCTGCTGGTTTCGATCTTGGCGGCGGCGGCCTTTACGGCCTATCGGGAATCGGTCCGCTCGGCCAACCTGCGTGCGGCGCATGCCGCGCTGCTGGAAAATGCGCGCTTTATGGAGCAGTTCTATGCGAAAAAGGGCAGCTTTAAGCTGACGTCGACGAAGTGGCCGGAATTGCCGGTGAAGGAGGCGGGCGGTTTCTGTATCAGGATGAGCGGCCAGGCTAAGGGTATCCTGGAGGGTAAGTTTACCTTGAAGGCGGTGGCGCTGGACAGGGAGGCGGAGCCGAGGGTGCTGCGCTTGAACGAGTCGTTGACGGCGGTGGTGTGCGGGAAGATGAAAGGGAAGGGCAGTTGTACGGACGGCGAGGAGATATTTAGGGGTAATGATGCGGAGTGTAAGCCTTTTATGGGGTAG
- a CDS encoding ComEA family DNA-binding protein: protein MKKFLFGVFAAMCTAFSLAAVNVNTASSAELEALPGIGPAKAKAIVEYRQKNGAFKSVEELKNVKGIGDAVLNKLKAEATVSSAAPKAAQPAVKK from the coding sequence ATGAAGAAATTTTTATTTGGTGTATTTGCCGCCATGTGTACGGCGTTCTCTTTGGCTGCCGTGAACGTCAATACCGCCTCTTCTGCGGAACTGGAGGCATTACCGGGTATCGGCCCGGCTAAGGCGAAGGCGATTGTGGAATACCGTCAGAAGAACGGTGCGTTCAAATCGGTGGAGGAGCTGAAAAACGTGAAGGGCATCGGTGATGCGGTGCTGAACAAGTTGAAGGCGGAGGCGACGGTTTCTTCTGCCGCGCCTAAGGCCGCCCAGCCTGCCGTGAAAAAATAA
- a CDS encoding cytochrome C assembly family protein: MPIVLICLMLVYAGLGAFSWLQHKKHNNKSYPLKTELLILSGALLVHGAALMFPVLQDRVLITGFGYSLSLIVWLMLMMYCLGSFFYCLRGVQLLLYPCAALTLLLGFLFPGDFTGRQIVDLLPLSHIASSLLAYGLFGIVTLFAILILLINRNLHKRRFSALVSFLPPLLSLEKLMFQGIWAGFILLTYSVISGTFFAEAVFGKPMTFTHKTIFSIMSWLIYGALLLKHSMTAWRGKKAAVWTIVGFVSLIFAYIGSKFVLEIILHRIG, translated from the coding sequence ATGCCGATTGTCTTAATCTGCCTGATGCTGGTGTATGCCGGATTGGGCGCATTTTCCTGGTTGCAACATAAAAAGCACAATAATAAATCTTACCCGCTGAAAACCGAGCTGCTGATTTTGAGCGGCGCATTATTGGTACATGGCGCAGCATTGATGTTCCCGGTATTGCAGGATAGGGTATTGATTACCGGTTTCGGCTATTCGCTCAGTCTGATAGTCTGGCTGATGCTGATGATGTACTGCTTGGGCAGCTTCTTTTATTGTCTGCGCGGTGTGCAACTCCTATTGTATCCCTGTGCCGCATTGACCTTATTGCTGGGTTTCCTTTTCCCGGGAGATTTCACAGGCCGTCAAATCGTAGACTTATTGCCGCTGTCGCACATTGCATCATCATTGCTCGCATACGGATTGTTTGGCATCGTTACCTTATTTGCCATCCTAATCCTTTTAATCAACCGTAATTTGCACAAACGCCGTTTTTCCGCATTGGTCAGCTTCTTGCCGCCTTTATTGAGTTTGGAGAAACTTATGTTCCAAGGTATTTGGGCAGGTTTCATTTTATTGACCTATTCCGTTATCAGCGGTACGTTTTTTGCAGAAGCTGTTTTCGGCAAACCCATGACCTTCACGCATAAAACCATCTTCAGTATTATGTCGTGGCTGATTTATGGCGCATTATTGTTGAAACACAGCATGACCGCATGGCGGGGTAAAAAAGCTGCCGTTTGGACTATTGTCGGATTTGTCAGTCTGATTTTTGCCTATATAGGCAGTAAATTTGTCTTAGAAATTATCCTGCACCGTATTGGATAA
- the ffh gene encoding signal recognition particle protein, whose product MLDNLTNRFSKVLKNIRGQSTLTEDNIKEALREVRLALLEADVALPVVKEFVNTVKEQALGQEVVGSLTPDQAFIGVVNQALVELMGKENKTLDLSVSPPAIVLMAGLQGAGKTTTVGKLARLLKNDQKKKVLVVSADVYRPAAIEQLRLLAEQVGVDFFPSDTNQKPVEIATAAVDYAKKHFYDVLMVDTAGRLAIDEEMMNEIKALHAAVNPVETLFVIDAMLGQDAVNTAQAFNEALPLTGVVLTKMDGDSRGGAALSVRHVTGKPIKFIGVGEKINGLEPFHPDRLASRILGMGDVLTLIEDVQKGIDEEAAAKMAKKLQKGKGFDLNDFKEQIQQMRNMGGLENLMSKMPGELGQISKQIPEGTAEKAMGKVEAIINSMTPKERANPALLKASRKRRIAVGAGTTVQEVNKLLKQFEQMQQMMKMFSGNGLGKLMRLAKGMKGMKGMFPGL is encoded by the coding sequence ATGTTAGACAACCTGACCAACCGCTTCAGCAAGGTACTTAAAAATATTCGCGGCCAATCAACGCTGACCGAAGACAATATTAAAGAAGCCTTGCGCGAGGTTCGTCTTGCCCTGCTGGAAGCCGACGTTGCATTGCCCGTCGTTAAAGAATTCGTCAACACAGTCAAAGAACAGGCCCTCGGTCAAGAAGTCGTCGGCAGCCTGACACCTGACCAAGCCTTTATCGGCGTGGTCAACCAAGCCTTAGTCGAACTGATGGGCAAGGAAAACAAAACGCTGGATTTGTCGGTTTCACCGCCTGCCATCGTTTTAATGGCCGGTTTGCAGGGTGCCGGTAAGACAACAACCGTCGGCAAACTCGCGCGCCTACTGAAAAATGATCAGAAGAAAAAAGTTTTGGTGGTATCTGCCGACGTTTACCGCCCTGCCGCAATTGAACAGCTGCGTCTGTTGGCCGAACAGGTCGGCGTGGACTTTTTCCCATCCGATACCAACCAAAAACCAGTTGAAATTGCAACTGCTGCCGTCGATTACGCCAAAAAACATTTTTACGATGTATTGATGGTCGATACCGCCGGCCGCCTGGCAATCGATGAAGAGATGATGAACGAAATCAAAGCGCTTCATGCGGCGGTCAACCCGGTTGAAACTTTGTTCGTTATCGATGCCATGCTGGGTCAGGATGCTGTGAACACTGCTCAGGCATTTAATGAAGCCCTGCCACTGACCGGTGTCGTATTGACCAAGATGGACGGCGACTCGCGCGGCGGTGCGGCATTGTCCGTACGCCATGTGACCGGCAAACCGATTAAATTTATCGGTGTCGGCGAAAAAATCAACGGCCTCGAGCCTTTCCACCCCGACCGTCTTGCCAGCCGTATCCTCGGCATGGGCGACGTATTGACCCTGATTGAAGATGTTCAAAAAGGTATTGATGAAGAAGCCGCCGCCAAAATGGCGAAAAAGCTGCAAAAAGGCAAAGGCTTTGACCTCAACGACTTTAAAGAACAAATTCAGCAAATGCGCAATATGGGCGGCTTGGAAAACCTGATGTCGAAAATGCCGGGCGAACTGGGTCAAATCTCGAAACAAATCCCCGAAGGAACGGCTGAAAAAGCGATGGGCAAAGTAGAAGCCATCATCAACTCGATGACTCCAAAAGAACGTGCCAACCCTGCCCTGCTCAAAGCCAGCCGCAAACGCCGTATTGCGGTGGGTGCGGGCACGACCGTGCAGGAAGTGAACAAATTACTCAAACAGTTTGAACAAATGCAACAAATGATGAAGATGTTCAGCGGCAACGGTTTGGGCAAACTGATGCGTTTGGCCAAAGGCATGAAGGGAATGAAAGGCATGTTCCCAGGTTTGTAA
- a CDS encoding thiol:disulfide interchange protein DsbA/DsbL: MKLKTLALTSLTLLALAACGKQAETSVPADSAQSNTSAPAAPAALTEGVNYTVLSNPIPQQQAGKIEVLEFFGYFCPHCAHLEPVLSEHIKTFKDDTYMRREHVVWGDEMKPLARLAAAVEMAGESDKANSHIFDAMVNQKINLADTDTLKKWLSEQTAFDGKKVLAAFEAPESQARAAQMEELTNKFQISGTPTVIVGGKYQVEFKDWQSGMTTIDQLVDKVREEQKKPQ, encoded by the coding sequence ATGAAACTGAAAACCTTAGCCTTGACTTCATTGACCCTGTTGGCATTGGCCGCTTGCGGCAAACAGGCGGAAACCAGCGTTCCGGCAGACAGCGCCCAAAGCAACACATCCGCTCCGGCAGCCCCTGCCGCATTGACTGAAGGTGTCAATTACACCGTCTTGTCCAACCCGATTCCGCAACAGCAGGCCGGCAAAATCGAAGTATTGGAATTCTTCGGCTACTTCTGCCCGCATTGTGCCCATTTGGAGCCGGTTTTGAGCGAACACATCAAAACGTTTAAAGACGATACCTATATGCGCCGGGAGCATGTTGTGTGGGGTGATGAAATGAAACCTTTGGCACGTTTGGCGGCCGCAGTGGAAATGGCCGGTGAATCAGATAAAGCCAACAGCCATATTTTCGATGCGATGGTTAACCAAAAAATCAACTTGGCCGATACCGATACCCTGAAAAAATGGTTGTCCGAGCAAACTGCGTTTGACGGCAAAAAAGTATTGGCTGCATTTGAAGCGCCCGAAAGCCAAGCACGTGCGGCTCAAATGGAAGAATTGACCAATAAATTCCAAATCAGCGGCACACCGACCGTGATCGTCGGCGGCAAATACCAAGTCGAATTTAAAGACTGGCAGTCCGGCATGACCACGATTGACCAGTTGGTGGACAAAGTACGCGAAGAGCAGAAAAAACCGCAATAA
- a CDS encoding alpha/beta hydrolase codes for MQSFELEEMALFLIRDADEAEMWIDRWAVSYPIVQTAEADSRQTVSEWQHAIQTAFDHIVSRNIAVVAHGVGVSAFLAWLYQADILTQKRLTNIILVSPRPEAFPEDEIHTFQRVRCPCRTALVIAETNGTPRDWAQEQADRWQARLLQSPHSGRLNGALGGWQWGMKLMQEMLLSK; via the coding sequence ATGCAGAGCTTCGAACTCGAAGAAATGGCTTTGTTTCTGATACGCGATGCGGATGAAGCGGAAATGTGGATAGACCGCTGGGCGGTCAGCTATCCGATTGTTCAAACTGCCGAAGCCGATAGTCGGCAAACCGTTTCCGAATGGCAACACGCCATTCAGACGGCCTTTGACCATATCGTCAGCAGAAATATTGCCGTCGTGGCTCATGGTGTTGGTGTGTCCGCATTTTTGGCATGGCTGTATCAAGCCGACATCCTGACGCAAAAACGCCTGACCAATATTATTTTGGTCTCGCCGCGTCCCGAAGCTTTTCCCGAAGACGAAATCCATACGTTCCAACGCGTCCGTTGCCCTTGCCGTACGGCGTTGGTCATCGCTGAAACAAACGGTACGCCACGCGATTGGGCGCAAGAACAGGCCGACCGCTGGCAGGCGCGCCTGCTTCAATCGCCGCATTCCGGCCGGTTAAACGGCGCACTCGGCGGTTGGCAATGGGGCATGAAGCTGATGCAGGAAATGTTGTTGAGTAAGTAG
- a CDS encoding exodeoxyribonuclease III has translation MLKIISANVNGIRSAYKKGFYEYIAASGADIVCVQELKAQEADLSDDMKNPHGMHGYWHCAEKRGYSGVAVYSKRKPDNVQIGMGIEEFDREGRFVRCDFGKLSVISLYLPSGSSAEERQQVKYRFLDAFYPMLEAMKNEGRDIVVCGDWNIAHQNIDLKNWKGNQKNSGFLPEEREWIGKVIHKLGWTDMWRTLYPDVPGYTWWSNRGQAYAKDVGWRIDYQMVTPELAAKAVSAHVYKDEKFSDHAPLVVEYDYVAE, from the coding sequence ATGTTGAAAATCATCTCTGCCAACGTCAACGGCATCCGCTCCGCCTATAAAAAAGGTTTTTACGAATATATCGCCGCATCGGGCGCGGACATTGTCTGCGTGCAGGAACTGAAAGCTCAAGAAGCCGATCTGTCAGACGATATGAAAAATCCGCACGGTATGCACGGCTACTGGCATTGCGCCGAAAAGCGCGGTTACAGCGGCGTGGCGGTGTACAGCAAACGCAAACCTGACAATGTGCAAATCGGCATGGGCATTGAAGAATTTGACAGGGAAGGCCGTTTTGTCCGTTGCGATTTCGGCAAGTTGTCGGTAATTTCGCTGTATCTGCCCAGCGGCAGCAGCGCGGAAGAGCGCCAACAAGTGAAATACCGCTTTTTGGACGCGTTTTATCCCATGCTCGAAGCCATGAAAAACGAAGGGCGCGACATCGTCGTCTGCGGCGACTGGAATATTGCCCACCAAAACATCGACTTGAAAAACTGGAAGGGCAATCAGAAAAATTCGGGCTTCTTGCCAGAAGAGCGCGAATGGATAGGCAAAGTCATCCACAAGCTCGGTTGGACGGATATGTGGCGCACACTTTATCCCGATGTGCCGGGCTATACCTGGTGGAGCAACCGCGGACAAGCGTATGCGAAAGATGTCGGGTGGCGCATCGATTATCAGATGGTTACGCCGGAGTTGGCCGCCAAAGCCGTTTCCGCACATGTTTATAAAGATGAAAAATTCTCGGATCACGCCCCTTTAGTTGTGGAGTATGACTATGTTGCCGAATAA
- the argA gene encoding amino-acid N-acetyltransferase has protein sequence MSNIAHFVASFREAAPYIQYLRGKTMVVGVTDSLLEGETLIRLAADLNLLASLGLRLVLVHGSRHLLDKLASGRNFVPKYSGSRRITDEATLMEVKQVAGIIRSDVEAALFSSVSAQQRSKPPVIACGNFITARPLGVIDGVDMGYTGTVRKIDAEEIRLRLDSGAVVLISPLGHSYSGKTFNLSMCETAQEVAMALQAEKLVFLTEEAGIRRADGSLANTLSVGEVRELIHDNPDAPADLLHAAVGALENGVSRVQILNGREDGSLLRELFTREGSGTSIARGPFVSIRQARSDDIPHIIALIRPLAEQGILLHRSREYLENHISSFSVLEHDQNIYGCVALKIFAEPDCGELACLVVSPEARDGGYGELLLEHLFQKARALNIKTLFALSTHTGEWFVERGFQTASADDLPAERRQEYNANGRNSKVFVYDLQAV, from the coding sequence ATGAGTAATATCGCCCATTTTGTCGCCAGCTTTCGCGAAGCCGCGCCCTATATCCAATATTTGCGCGGCAAAACCATGGTGGTCGGCGTGACCGACAGCCTGTTGGAAGGCGAAACCCTGATCCGTTTGGCCGCAGATTTGAACCTGTTGGCCAGCTTGGGCTTGCGTTTGGTCTTGGTGCACGGTTCGCGGCATTTGCTCGACAAATTGGCTTCGGGTCGGAATTTTGTTCCGAAATACAGCGGCAGCCGACGGATTACCGATGAAGCGACCCTGATGGAAGTGAAGCAGGTGGCGGGGATTATCCGCAGCGATGTTGAAGCAGCTTTGTTCAGCAGCGTATCTGCACAGCAACGGAGCAAGCCGCCGGTTATCGCGTGCGGCAACTTTATTACCGCCCGTCCGTTAGGCGTTATCGACGGCGTGGACATGGGCTATACCGGTACCGTCCGCAAAATCGACGCGGAAGAAATCCGTTTGCGCTTGGATAGCGGCGCCGTGGTGCTGATCAGTCCTTTGGGGCATTCGTACAGCGGCAAAACCTTTAATCTGAGTATGTGCGAAACCGCGCAGGAAGTGGCCATGGCTTTGCAGGCGGAGAAGCTGGTTTTCTTGACCGAAGAAGCCGGTATCCGCCGTGCCGACGGCTCGTTGGCCAATACTTTGTCTGTCGGTGAAGTGCGGGAACTGATACACGACAATCCCGATGCGCCGGCCGATTTGTTGCATGCGGCGGTAGGCGCGTTGGAAAACGGCGTATCGCGGGTGCAGATTCTCAACGGCCGCGAAGACGGCAGCCTGTTGCGCGAGCTGTTTACCCGAGAGGGCAGCGGTACGTCTATTGCCCGAGGGCCGTTTGTTTCCATCCGTCAGGCACGCAGCGACGACATTCCGCACATCATTGCCTTAATCCGTCCGTTGGCGGAACAAGGCATCTTGTTACACCGCAGCCGCGAGTATTTGGAAAACCATATTTCCAGTTTTTCCGTATTGGAACACGATCAAAACATTTACGGCTGCGTGGCGCTGAAAATCTTTGCCGAGCCGGACTGCGGCGAATTGGCCTGTCTGGTGGTGTCGCCCGAAGCGCGTGACGGCGGCTACGGCGAATTGCTGTTGGAACATTTATTCCAAAAAGCGCGCGCCTTAAATATCAAAACGCTTTTCGCCTTATCCACGCACACGGGCGAATGGTTTGTCGAACGGGGCTTTCAGACGGCCTCGGCCGATGACCTGCCTGCCGAACGCCGGCAGGAATACAATGCCAACGGCCGCAATTCCAAAGTATTTGTTTATGACTTGCAGGCCGTCTGA
- a CDS encoding MJ0042-type zinc finger domain-containing protein — translation MPACSCPHCKTPHWVKDAQLNVAQGFVVCTRCSGMFKAKDYLSGNLPADPAHLPVAVTDVRLVHNIGAQILKHSKLSRKEISDLLNSALKEEPKVEEQVAVKTRKDGFNWTLASLIALTVLIMQLFYLALL, via the coding sequence ATGCCTGCTTGTTCTTGTCCTCATTGTAAAACACCGCATTGGGTGAAAGATGCCCAGTTGAACGTGGCGCAGGGTTTCGTGGTCTGCACGCGTTGTTCGGGGATGTTTAAGGCCAAGGATTATCTGTCGGGCAACCTGCCGGCCGATCCGGCCCATCTGCCTGTGGCGGTAACGGATGTGCGCCTCGTGCATAACATCGGCGCGCAAATCCTCAAGCATTCCAAACTCTCGCGCAAAGAAATTTCCGATTTGCTCAACAGCGCGCTCAAGGAAGAGCCTAAGGTGGAAGAGCAGGTAGCGGTCAAAACGCGCAAGGACGGGTTCAACTGGACGTTGGCATCGTTGATTGCGCTGACGGTTTTGATTATGCAACTCTTTTATCTTGCCCTGCTATGA
- the pyrE gene encoding orotate phosphoribosyltransferase codes for MSDFRQDFLKFALAQNVLKFGEFTTKAGRQSPYFFNAGLFNDGASTLQLAKFYAEAIIASGVKFDMLFGPAYKGIILAAATAMMLAEKGVNVPFAYNRKEAKDHGEGGVLVGAPLKGRVLIIDDVISAGTSVRESVKLIEAEGATPAAVAIALDRMEKGTGELSAVQEVEKQYGLPVVSIANLNDLFTLLQNNAEFGGFFEPVKAYRERYGAV; via the coding sequence ATGTCCGATTTCCGTCAAGACTTCCTCAAATTCGCTTTGGCACAAAACGTGTTGAAATTCGGCGAATTTACGACCAAGGCCGGCCGTCAGTCGCCTTATTTTTTCAATGCCGGTTTGTTCAATGACGGCGCATCGACTTTGCAGCTGGCGAAGTTTTACGCCGAAGCCATTATTGCCAGCGGCGTGAAGTTCGATATGCTGTTCGGCCCAGCCTATAAAGGCATTATTTTGGCGGCGGCGACAGCGATGATGTTGGCGGAAAAAGGCGTAAACGTACCGTTTGCCTACAACCGCAAAGAAGCCAAAGACCACGGCGAAGGCGGTGTGTTGGTAGGCGCGCCTTTGAAAGGCCGCGTGCTGATTATCGATGATGTGATTTCCGCCGGTACATCCGTGCGCGAGTCGGTCAAACTGATTGAGGCCGAAGGCGCAACGCCTGCCGCAGTGGCCATTGCGCTCGACCGCATGGAAAAAGGCACGGGCGAATTGTCGGCGGTGCAGGAAGTCGAAAAACAATACGGCCTGCCGGTGGTTTCGATTGCCAACCTGAACGACTTGTTCACGCTCTTGCAAAACAATGCCGAATTTGGCGGCTTCTTCGAGCCGGTCAAAGCCTATCGCGAACGTTACGGCGCGGTTTAA
- the rlmH gene encoding 23S rRNA (pseudouridine(1915)-N(3))-methyltransferase RlmH — protein sequence MNITVLAVGTKMPRWVDEAVGEYAKRFGRDVNYALKEIKPEKRGAGVNAAQGMVAEEKRLLEAIPQGAFLVVLDERGKAPTSVELAQHLKSWQQNGEHVCFIIGGADGMTDRLKQQANMMMRLSSLTLPHGMVRVLLTEQLYRAVSILHNHPYHRE from the coding sequence ATGAATATCACCGTCTTGGCTGTCGGCACGAAAATGCCGCGTTGGGTCGATGAAGCCGTCGGCGAGTACGCCAAACGCTTCGGGCGCGATGTCAATTATGCGCTGAAAGAAATCAAGCCGGAAAAACGCGGCGCGGGTGTGAATGCGGCTCAGGGCATGGTGGCTGAAGAAAAACGCCTGCTGGAAGCCATACCACAGGGTGCATTTTTGGTGGTATTGGACGAACGCGGCAAAGCGCCGACTTCGGTCGAATTGGCGCAACATTTGAAAAGTTGGCAGCAAAACGGCGAACACGTCTGCTTTATTATCGGCGGCGCAGACGGCATGACCGACCGTTTGAAACAACAGGCAAACATGATGATGCGCCTTTCCAGCCTGACCCTGCCGCATGGCATGGTGCGCGTTTTGCTGACCGAGCAGCTTTATCGTGCCGTTTCGATTTTGCACAACCATCCTTATCATCGGGAATAA
- the pyrH gene encoding UMP kinase yields the protein MTQQIKYKRVLLKLSGESLMGSDPFGINHDTIVQTVGEIAEIVRMGVQVGIVVGGGNIFRGVSAQAGSMDRATADYMGMMATVMNALALKDAFETLGIKARVQSALSMQQIAETYARPKAIQYLEEGKVVIFAAGTGNPFFTTDTAAALRGAEMNCDVMLKATNVDGVYTADPKKDPSATRYETITFDEALLKNLKVMDATAFALCRERKLNIVVFGIAKEGSLKRVVTGENEGTLVHC from the coding sequence ATGACACAGCAAATCAAATACAAACGCGTATTACTGAAACTCTCCGGCGAATCCCTGATGGGCTCTGATCCATTCGGCATCAATCACGATACCATCGTTCAAACTGTCGGCGAAATTGCCGAAATCGTGAGAATGGGCGTGCAAGTCGGTATCGTTGTCGGCGGCGGTAACATTTTCCGCGGCGTATCTGCACAAGCAGGCAGCATGGACCGCGCCACTGCCGACTACATGGGCATGATGGCAACCGTGATGAACGCGTTGGCACTCAAAGACGCATTTGAAACCTTGGGCATTAAAGCGCGCGTACAATCCGCACTGTCTATGCAGCAAATCGCTGAAACTTACGCCCGTCCTAAAGCCATTCAATATTTGGAAGAAGGCAAAGTCGTGATTTTTGCCGCCGGTACCGGTAATCCGTTCTTCACAACCGACACTGCCGCCGCATTGCGCGGTGCGGAAATGAACTGCGACGTGATGCTCAAAGCTACTAACGTGGACGGCGTATACACCGCAGACCCGAAAAAAGATCCATCGGCAACACGCTATGAAACCATTACTTTTGACGAAGCCTTGTTGAAAAACCTCAAAGTGATGGATGCCACCGCCTTCGCCCTCTGCCGCGAACGCAAACTCAATATCGTGGTTTTCGGTATTGCTAAAGAAGGCTCGCTCAAACGCGTGGTAACCGGCGAAAACGAAGGTACGCTGGTTCACTGCTAA